The DNA sequence TTAAGTATTTCATTCTGataaaattttgactttttaacCGAGAGTGAGGTTTTGAGAGCTGGGgcaatgcttttttttttgagccacggacagCAACCGGAAATGAAAAGTTTATTCTTAAAACATGAATTGAACGATAACGTTTGTATTACAAGGTGTTTCTGCTCCTCTAAAAACTGCCACATGGATTTCTTTTACTTCACAATGAAGCAGGAAAGAAACCTGCAGCTGCCGTCATTCCCTAAATGGAAAGGTTTAGTGATGGCCACGGCAACGACAAGAAAAACCGTTTTTCGGGCGTCACCTGAAAATGAACATGTGTATAATCGTAACCATTTTGCGTTTATCTCAGCTCATCTTGTTTATATTTAGCAATGTTGTTAGAGTACGTTGCAACTGAACTACAAGGAGAACTGTTAAATCAATTATGGAGAGTTTAAGATTTACTGCTCAAGGTGTCGTCAAACTGtagtcatttcacgttgttgatTCTCAGGAAACAGTACAGAATTACTCTTTAGTGTCGCACGcgcaacaaaattattttctctcCTTCAAACTACCAAATTCTCAATTTGTTACATTGTCATTCGCAATTGCTTTCGTTGATGCTAAAGATCCCTTACTACCTAACCCCGATAGCCGAAAACGTAAACATTTAGTGAGAAGGAGCTTTATTCCTCATGATGTGGTCTGTGACTTACCACACATTCAGCAGAAAACGAATGGTTTGCATATGTGTTTTACTTTATTCCCAGGTTAGAGATACAGGACTCCATAGGCCAATTTTTTGAAGCATTTCGTGTTTTCATGTGTTCTTTGTCTCCCTTGTAAGAAAATCTTGCATTTAACAAACCAACAAAGATGATTGACGGGCGCCCGTGGAAGCCTAGCAGCAGAGCTGTGGATGGCAAAAGCCAGACAACTTGGAGATCTTGTGTACATACCCAGCTGGGTgtgtattttcaaaatccatgGTGGAGAGTAGACTTGGAACAAGTGAAGCCTGTAAATGAAGTGTACATCGTCAACCGGGGGGGCTGCTGTGGGGATCGATTGAATCCATTTGAAATCAGAGTAGGTAAGACAAAATTACACGAAGCTTTGCTTGAGATTATTTTTCGGTATAAACCGCAGAAAATGGATAGaacgaaattttcaaaatagagGTCGTACTGCAAGCATTCTTATTCATTTGATAAGAAACCTACATATTTACTTAGGTAAGATACCTCTCGGTCCTTTTTAGGGTTAGTTCTTCCTCAAACTTTAGCTCGAAAAATCTGCCGATTGAAAAGCCCTCGAAAACCGACAGTCTAATGCGTGCAGGCATGGCCATTGCGTGACCTTGTGAGCAGGCAACGAGGAGGTCTCTTGAAACTCATTCTCTGCTCATTCTAGCAACTagagataaaagaaaataatcattCAAACAAATAGAGTAACAGGCTTAAAGCAAAGTGGGCAAACGCTTGCACCAGCCACCTGGTGTAGCCATCGCAATACGCATGTGCACAAGATAGTACCGTGGTAATGTGCTTAATATGGACATCTATTGCGGCCCTTTTAGGTCAGATTGTCAAAGTGATATGATGGTGTGTATGCGAACTGTGATGGTCACACCATGGGGTTCGTGAAAACGTGCTTCTACCTTTCGTTTAGCTACTGTTCAAACAACTGATGGAACAATTGCAAATAACCATCACACGCGTTTTACCATAACCTAGTGGTGGCAGTTGCAAGTGAAGCGAATGTCGAGTCCTTAATGAAGGttagatttattttctttaaagttCTTCCCTTCAACTTTACTTAagtgaatcaaagaaaatggATATTAGCAAAACTAGGTCGAGCCTTGCTATTTCGTGTTGCAAAGCTCTTAGCTACTATAAAATAGAcgtaaagtaaaaaaatactCCAGAATCTAAGCAACCTTTCTGATTTGTTTCTGTCATGCAGGTCTGGCATCCAGAGATAATGGTATCACCAATCCCTTGTGTGGCAGTGGCCTCCGTGTTCCCCAAGGAAAAGGTGTTTCCTTCTTCTGTCGTCCTGCTTTGTTTGGACAGTACGTCACTGTAAGAGTGaccaaaaatacaaaaactcCATTTCACATTTGTGAAGTTGAAGTGTATTCTGCAAGAAGAGGTAGTGATTGAGTTTGCCATTGGTTATCTTTAGTTTCATTATTCTTTGGCCCCTCTTGTATATTACGTAACCATTTACAAAAAAGGTGTGAAGAAAACTGGGTAAGGGGCAGCGAGACATTACCTTTTATGTTGTTATTACCTCACTCCAGCCTTCGTAAATAAAGAGCACACAATATTTTATACcaaatgtttcaattttgttcaGAGCGCTAGTAGACTAAGCTgtgaaagtaatttttttatttttcgccACTTCAATCACGTTTCACATTCTACACGAAAATAAAACGGTCTTTCATGAACTCGTAAATCACATCACCATTGGGAAGCTTCTTTTAAGATTTAATGAAACTGCCAACAAGCGCTTTCTGTAATGCTTGCTTTGCAGGCTAGTGAGTagcattcatttatttatcgTTCTCTGTTTTTAGCATGTCAGATGCAGGCTGTTGGCATAACAAGCAGTTTGGCGATTCCACGTTACCGTTTATCAGCCTCGTCATCACGTGTTGGTTTTGAACCTGACAAAGCTCGGCTGCATGGGGATGGTGCGTGGTCACCCAGCAATGACGGCAATCCCAATGACTTCTTACAAGTCGACTTGCAGTACGATTTCGTTATCTGTGCAGTTGCTACTCAGGGACACCCATCCCGTTCCTGGACAACAAAATACAGATTGCTGTTTTCAGTGAACGGCACGGATTGGCTCACATATAAAGAAAATGGAACGGACAAGGTTGGTATTTCAACATGCCTCAGTGAGGTACGATACTAGACTGATCACAGTCGCGGTATTTTAGTATTTGCCAACGTATCCGGGTCTTGTTGGATGAGCCGAGCCTGTTACATTTCTATTAAAACTGTGGGACACATGCACAATACATGGAGATCATAGTTTCGGtgttttctaattttttatTGCTAGTAGCCACTCGTctcatttaatattttttatttgctaCCCGAAGAGTTATTAATGCCTGGATAAAGAAAGCTGGacttttaaaggaaaagagaCGGCTGAAGGCAAATAAATGAACAGGCGGACGTACATAGAAAACGAGAAAGGCCCCGCCATGGGAAAGAAGGAGGAATATACGTACTGCGATGTCTGCAGAGATAGgctaaaagaaggaaagacGGACGAATGAAAGGAGACGTGTAGGCGTAGTGGAAGGAGGGAAGGATAGATTTGTGGATTTCTGGAGCGAGGTACTCACAAACGTAGAATTGGGGAGACAGATATGCCGGCAGCCTGATATGAGCGGTCTAAATGGAAGAAAGAACGGGTGATAGaataaagagaaagaaacaaaatatctctttttcgtcgtaaagaaaaatatttgtcagCATTTTGCATAGAAGGTAAAAGAGACCTGATTCAGTGGCGAAATGTGTTTTGCTAATGGAAAACTGAACTTTTCAAGATGGCCggtttgtgttttcttttgtttttcagatcTTTCACGGAAATAGTGGGAACATGGATGTTGTAAAACATAGTCTTGTGAGTTTTACCAGGGCGAGGTTGGTAAAATTCCAGCCGACTGAATTTAATAATCAGAAGGCGCTGAGAGTGGAAATCTACGGTGTTCCTGTACCCGCAGGTAGGGTTAGTAGAATAGCCATACTTTACTGAACACGTACAAGACCTACAAAGGATGTTGCACATCGGTCATGCAGCTTGGCTTGCACCTAACTATAGctttctctcatttttcgatgCCTTTTTTACGATATTCTGTAATCTAGGTGAGTGATTTATCTCAAATATGACATGTCGTATTCGCATTTTTTCTCGGTAGGTCCAAATCAATCTCCGCGTAATTTCAAACTTTCACCTCTTTCCTCTACAAGTGTGTTGGCCTTTTGGCGATTACCATCTGCAGGCTCCTTACAAAGGAATAAGctgtataaaattaataacactGAGGATCCATTCACTACCATATCCTTATTTAACAACTCAGATCTTAACACAAGTATTACTGACCTTGGGAAATTCACAGAGTATGAATTTCACGTGCTCGTGTTGACAGTCAATGGTTATAGACCAGTGAGCCCGGTAAAAGCAGTGAGAACAAGTGAAGACGGAAGACAATACCGTTTGTTTAACTGGAAGGTTTAACCTCAGTAGTCATGCGTGATATATGTAGAGATggcgtcattttactaccaagacCAGAATGCCGTTAGTGGCCTCTATTGACAGGCTAATTTTTCCGATTGTCTCTTTATacccaagagagaagacaagtttgaataagaaagcattttgacaaagcattctggtcttggtagtaaaatgacgccatcatgcaaatggcctattgaGGTGTGGTGGCCGAGTGCATGATATCGATGAGGTCAAGGAACTTGTATTCTAGACATCCTTAGTTGAAATCTGCTTTGAGCAAAAGCATTATTTTTGGTCCACCTCCTGCGTTTGTCCAGGGGCAACTTATCTACTGCCTCCATCCAGTTGGGATCCAAATATATATGATTTAGCCCTGCTAGCTTTTGTGTTAATGACTTTATTAACATATTTATTCATTAGTAAGGAGACGACAATTAATTAACTATGTATGCCTACAATATCCGTGTAGAAATCATTTACTACATTTGGCTTGCTTGCAAAAGACTTCCATAGTGTATTGGAACAGAAAGGCGAATCATTTTCATCGATAACCTCACAGATCTTCCTTGTAGCTATCGTTGAGGTAAACTAAACGATAGTCATGACAGTTCGTCTACACGCCCCTTTGATTCTCTTGCTTCTTTTACAAGGCAACTTGAAGAATTTCACCGCTGCAATTTACTGCAAACAAAGATGTGAACAAAGCAAAGGATAGCTGGTCGACGGCGGAGTAAGAGATCGAGCCATGCAAGGGCACAGCTTTAAGAACTTCACTGTAAGGAACCTGATAGATTGCCACAGAAAATGCTTTGAAGAGAAATGTAAATGCCAAGCCTACCAAATGACGAACCAACTCGGCTGCGAATTGCTGGACGAAGACAGGTTCTCGGCCCCTAATGACTTCATTGCTTACATGGGTTATACGTATTTTGACATGAATCGAGAATATGTAAACCAGGTATGGTTATGTTAGTTTGTAACCGTTAGCACAACCAGTTGAAATTCTCTTTTATGAGACAACAATGCTTCTTCTACTATATACTATGTACCAGTGCGATTTTGATGAGAGAGGGAGGGCTGTGTGGGATTACTTAGAGAAAACCCTCGAGTCAGGTTGACCGCGACTGAAACTCAGGTCAGCGGGGTTCACGGTTGTTGTCCTTTGTATTAGTCTTTTGTCCTCAAGTCATACATCAtggaacatttcaaaatggtcatCTATCCTAGGGGTAAAACACTTCAAGCAGGATTTGACTTCAGTTCGAAATGGTTGAAGGGGAAACTATTGTGGTTGCTGTTAATTCGTTTATTTGCCGTTTACCTCAGTGTTTTTTTAGcttatattttctttgaaaagtttttaCTTAATCCAATGGTCGAAGCCAGTGCCAAACCagggacccgtttctcgaaagtcccgaaacttttcgggcgcttttcgggtgacataattctccttgtatcttcaaaacgaaggcgtctcgaggcacaaaactttgcagtgtgtttcagttgttttccatttacaacacatgaaaagaccagccCTGCAGAATTAGCGgttcggagttttacgaatggcttttcgggcccgaaaagttttcgaaactttcgagaaacaggccacTGAGTATTTTTGTATTGTATAGACTGTTTGGCAGATTTTGCCATTTTAGTAGATATAAAGGCTCTAAGTAACATAATTGTGGCAAAAGTACCGAAAAGCTTGATTTTCGGATTCTAGGATTCTGTTGTGGAAATCGACCCTGCATCAACAACTGCTGTAGTGAAAATCCATGTTTCGGTGGAGGTACTTGCACAGAAATTTGTGATCACCCCAAACGAAAGTTTAAGTGCACGTGTGCTCCGGGATTCTTCGGTAAATATTGCAGCAATCAAAGATCAACATCATGCAAAGAACAACGACAAAGAAACCCAGAATCACTCTCTGGTTTGTATCAACTGTTTGATGAAGAGAccaactctttgtttgtcgAATTCTGTGACTTTACTTCGGAAGTTGGTTTTCTTTCGTCTTTTGTCGAGTCTTTAAGTTTAGCAAACAAGGACGACTTTAGAAGGCAGCCGTTTTTCAATGACTACCCGGTCAACCAAGAAAATTTCGATTGGAGCAGATTTCGGCTGTCACTTTCCCGCATGAACAAGAGTGCGCTCCAGTCCTCACATCTACGAGTCACATGCAACTTCAACATCGATGGTCTCAATTCCACCGATTACATGCGAACCACACTACTTGAGATTGATATAATGAACTTGAGGTCCATAGGATGCAAGAAGCATGAATATATTAACATCAGAGGCTATGGTTGTTACAACTGTACCACGCACTTTCACCAGGGTAAAAGGTTTCATGGTCACGTGGACTCGCACAACTCTCCACGTGAAGGCTGTGAAGCATTTTTTCCAGGTTCCGTCGCCGAACCTGGTGGCGAAGACAACTTCGGTGTTTACGATACAGTCAACCCTGTCCACAGATGCACAGCAAATGAGAACTCCACTACGCAATGGTGGTTTGGGGAACGGGTCTAACAAGGCATGAATTATTTGTGAAAGaacaatagctgttattaccgttgagcccgcagacaatttcttttgtttacaactgcatgcatacgaggctaaggggtcaatagaccttttcagcttgtacattttgttttcccatttcagaccacgtgatgctactcgagggaatagtttctttcaaatgtcgtcttatgcacgtgcaaatttacgcataactaatgaaaaaacaaaaggaaaattcccatgagggcatcacgtggtctgaaataggaaaacaaaatgtacaagctgaaaaggtctatacaatgggaaatgaccgctggtaactgtaataacagctattgaagACGGAGGCCGCGAGGCTCAGTTGTTTGGCTACAGGACTTGAGATCTAGAAGGAGTCAAGCAAAGTTAAAGGCCTCTTCCAAGTACCACCTAGATTTCTTTTAAGTTTTTCAAAGGCAACTCCTTGTAAATAATCAACTTATAATCATTTGCACCCAGAACCACCGAGAGGAGTCGGGATTAAGAATTGTTGCGTTAAGTTCtgctcttttttcattttcctgcgAGGAAAGCATGAAACCAAGTAACTCCCTAAGGAATAACGGGAACTGTTGTCTTTCTCTCATTTGTACCCTGGACCACTGAGAAAAGTCGGGATTAAGTGTTGTTACGTTAAGTTCtcggttcttttttttcttctttttatgttCCTTCGAGGAAAGTATGAAATGAAGTAACTCCCTAAGGAATACAGGAAATTGCTATATAACCCTGAAGAAAATCTAAAGAAAGCTTTTAACCCGGAAATGGCCATTCCTATGCTTAAATATGCAGACCGCTGTACTATCTCTTCCGAAGCAAGGTGACATTATTTATCTTACCTTTCATCCTTTAGAGATTTTTTAGCATCAGTTAATTATTTACCAATTCTGACGAAACGTTAGAATTCAGCATTTaacttcaaaaaaagaaaaatgattatgTTCTCTTGGTGTAAAACTATTcggaaatttaaaaattcaagcaaaacaaagcagCATCTTCATCGCATGTTACAATAAACGTCGTCGTGTCAAGGCCCGTTTACACAGGCGATTTTTGTCGCAGCAACTCGATGCAATTTTAGTCGCAGCAAAATCGCATTAGGATTCAAACATGTTCGAAACCCCTGCA is a window from the Acropora palmata chromosome 14, jaAcrPala1.3, whole genome shotgun sequence genome containing:
- the LOC141866701 gene encoding contactin-associated protein-like 2 gives rise to the protein MIDGRPWKPSSRAVDGKSQTTWRSCVHTQLGVYFQNPWWRVDLEQVKPVNEVYIVNRGGCCGDRLNPFEIRVGLASRDNGITNPLCGSGLRVPQGKGVSFFCRPALFGQYVTVRVTKNTKTPFHICEVEVYSARRACQMQAVGITSSLAIPRYRLSASSSRVGFEPDKARLHGDGAWSPSNDGNPNDFLQVDLQYDFVICAVATQGHPSRSWTTKYRLLFSVNGTDWLTYKENGTDKIFHGNSGNMDVVKHSLVSFTRARLVKFQPTEFNNQKALRVEIYGVPVPAGNLKNFTAAIYCKQRCEQSKG
- the LOC141865673 gene encoding uncharacterized protein LOC141865673, translating into MTNQLGCELLDEDRFSAPNDFIAYMGYTYFDMNREYVNQCDFDERGRAVWDYLEKTLESGFCCGNRPCINNCCSENPCFGGGTCTEICDHPKRKFKCTCAPGFFGKYCSNQRSTSCKEQRQRNPESLSGLYQLFDEETNSLFVEFCDFTSEVGFLSSFVESLSLANKDDFRRQPFFNDYPVNQENFDWSRFRLSLSRMNKSALQSSHLRVTCNFNIDGLNSTDYMRTTLLEIDIMNLRSIGCKKHEYINIRGYGCYNCTTHFHQGKRFHGHVDSHNSPREGCEAFFPGSVAEPGGEDNFGVYDTVNPVHRCTANENSTTQWWFGERV